A stretch of the Aspergillus puulaauensis MK2 DNA, chromosome 6, nearly complete sequence genome encodes the following:
- a CDS encoding TauD/TfdA dioxygenase family protein (COG:I;~EggNog:ENOG410PMD3;~InterPro:IPR042098,IPR003819;~PFAM:PF02668;~SMCOG1121:dioxygenase, TauD/TfdA;~antiSMASH:Cluster_6.7;~go_function: GO:0016491 - oxidoreductase activity [Evidence IEA];~go_process: GO:0055114 - oxidation-reduction process [Evidence IEA]), protein MTATAGIPFSHISAKPLHPTFGAEINGVDFSSPISEQVFAEIYQAITKYGVLVFRNTGLTDEGHIAFSRKFGELDDVTPYISAGRKHRLKYPELFDVSNVEADGSILDPASPRGQANKGNDLFHVDSSFNPRRAGYSLLLAHELPPNGMGGHTAFADTRSAFNDLSLELKQRLLDNDYVACHSMHHSRKLAAPEAFAGVNPLDYPMGRHKLVQRHEASGRMNLYVAAHVHHIEGISPEESRALFTQLFEHATRDSNTVEIEWQAPGDLVVWDNTCTMHRAVGGPFLRSYKRDMRRTTVHDSSPTAWGLNEHTSVRQGLP, encoded by the exons ATGACAGCCACTGCCGGAATTCCCTTCTCTCATATCTCGGCGAAACCACTACACCCGACTTTTGGTGCTGAAATTAATGGTGTGGATTTCTCGTCCCCTATAAGTGAGCAAGTGTTCGCAGAGATATACCAAGCTATAACAAAG TACGGGGTCCTTGTCTTCCGCAACACAGGGCTCACAGACGAGGGTCATATTGCTTTCTCTCGGAAGTTCGGTGAACTGGACGACGTGACGCCATACATAAGTGCTGGCCGGAAACACCGGCTTAAATACCCTGAGCTTTTCGACGTGAGCAATGTCGAGGCCGATGGGTCAATCCTGGACCCTGCAAGTCCACGCGGCCAAGCGAATAAG GGAAACGATCTCTTCCATGTGGACTCAAGCTTCAACCCACGTCGCGCTGGGTATTCGTTGCTGCTGGCGCACGAGCTGCCACCGAATGGCATGGGTGGCCATACTGCATTTGCAGACACAAGGTCAGCATTCAATGACCTCTCGTTAGAGCTGAAGCAGAGGTTATTGGATAATGACTACGTGGCTTGCCACTCCATGCACCACTCTCGCAAGTTGGCCGCCCCTGAAGCCTTTGCTGGCGTCAACCCGCTAGACTATCCCATGGGTCGGCATAAACTGGTGCAGCGCCATGAAGCCTCCGGGCGCATGAACTTATATGTTGCAGCCCATGTACACCATATTGAGGGTATCTCACCGGAGGAGTCGCGAGCATTATTTACTCAGCTTTTTGAACATGCCACTCGCGACAGCAATACCGTGGAGATCGAATGGCAGGCACCAGGCGATCTAGTCGTTTGGGATAATACCTGCACTATGCACCGCGCTGTTGGAGGGCCCTTTCTTCGCAGCTACAAGAGAGACATGAGGCGGACAACCGTCCATGATTCCAGCCCGACAGCCTGGGGGCTAAATGAACACACCAGTGTTCGGCAAGGTTTGCCTTGA
- a CDS encoding sugar porter family MFS transporter (COG:G;~EggNog:ENOG410PJ41;~InterPro:IPR005829,IPR005828,IPR003663,IPR036259, IPR020846;~PFAM:PF00083,PF07690;~TransMembrane:11 (o6-24i98-116o122-139i159-180o186-203i273-297o309-329i336-356o376-401i421-440o452-470i);~antiSMASH:Cluster_6.7;~go_component: GO:0016020 - membrane [Evidence IEA];~go_component: GO:0016021 - integral component of membrane [Evidence IEA];~go_function: GO:0022857 - transmembrane transporter activity [Evidence IEA];~go_process: GO:0055085 - transmembrane transport [Evidence IEA]), with product MMITNIYAITAIAVIGGSLFGFDLSSMSAILPTHQYRCYFNQGPNGPLLNGAAHCSGPDPTVQGGITASMSGGSFVGALISGFVTDILGRKYAIQMGSIIWIVGSILCCASQNIAMLIVGRFLNGMCVGICSAQVPVYVGELAPPHLRGLVMGAQQWAITWGVLIMFYISYGSSFLAGTIAFRLPWGLQMIPAVVLFFGLFFTPESPRWLAKQDRWDECIYIISSIHANNNLEEEFIQMEIQQLKDACELERTKTDNTYLHLFQPHMIWRTHIVVFVQVWCQLTGINAILYYITYIFGMAGLSGSSNLVASSISSVINVVMTIPALIFLDRIGRRPFLIAGSISLTIWWTICTGLMGGYGNPAPPGGLDHIREQSWVITGAPAKVVIACSYLIVASFAPTWGPIEWVYPSELFPLRLRGKAAALSTASNWAVNFALSYFVPVAFVNITWKTYLIFAVFCFAMTLHVFFVFPETSGRTLEEVEDAFKGIKVAWRMGITEVKDAERALDSRSNQEKLDSGQTVHIE from the exons ATGATGATAACCAACATCTATGCCATCACAGCTATCGCTGTGATCGGAGGATCGCTATTTGGCTTTGATCTGTCTTCGATGTCTGCCAT CCTCCCTACACACCAGTATAGATGCTACTTCAATCAGGGTCCTAACGGGCCTTTACTCAACGGTGCAGCCCACTGTTCAGGCCCAGATCCTACAGTGCAAGGTGGCATCACGGCCTCCATGTCTGGAGGCTCTTTCGTCGGAGCATTGATCTCAGGGTTCGTGACTGATATCCTAGGACGGAAATATGCCATCCAAATGGGGTCTATTATATG GATTGTCGGAAGTATCCTGTGTTGCGCCTCCCAGAACATTGCTATGTTGATAGTCGGTCGATTCCTCAATGGGATGTGTGTGGGAATATGTTCTGCACAAGTCCCTGTCTATGTTGGAGAGCTCGCACCTCCACATCTAAGGGGCCTGGTGATGGGTGCTCAGCAGTGGGCCATCACATGGGGTGTTTTGATTATGTTTTACATTTCCTATGGCTCTTCCTTCCTTGCTGGGACTATAGCATTCAGGCTGCCTTGGGGCCTTCAAATGATTCCCGCAGTggtcctcttcttcgggcTATTCTTCACCCCCGAGTCTCCGCGCTGGCTGGCAAAGCAAGATCGCTGGGATGAGTGCATTTATATTATCTCATCGATTCATGCTAACAATAacctggaggaggagtttaTTCAGATGGAGATTCAACAGCTCAAAGACGCCTGTGAATTGGAGCGTACCAAGACTGACAACACTTACTTGCATCTTTTTCAGCCGCATATGATTTGGCGCACGCACATTGTTGTCTTTGTCCAAGTATGGTGCCAGCTTACTGGAATAAACGCCATTCTATACT ATATCACTTATATCTTCGGAATGGCAGGATTAAGTGGCAGTTCCAACTTGGTGGCTTCATCCATCAGTTCTGTGATCAACGTGGTTATGACGATACCAGCGCTTATATTTTTGGATCGAATCGGCCGTCGACCATTCCTGATAGCTGGCAGTATCTCTCTGACCATCTGGTGGACCATATGTACGGGCCTAATGGGGGGGTATGGCAACCCGGCTCCCCCCGGAGGGCTGGATCATATCCGCGAACAGAGCTGGGTAATCACAGGTGCACCCGCGAAAGTTGTCATTGCTTGTTCATACCTTATTGTGGCATCTTTCGCCCCAACCTGGGGCCCTATAGAGTGGGTGTATCCGTCGGAACTCTTCCCCCTGCGTCTCCGAGGCAAGGCGGCTGCCTTGTCTACGGCCAGCAATTGGGCTGTCAATTTCGCTCTCAGCTACTTTGTCCCGGTTGCTTTTGTTAACATCACCTGGAAGACCTATCTTATATTTGCTGTCTTTTGCTTTGCTATGACACTTcatgttttctttgttttccctGAGACTTCGGGGAGGACGCtagaagaagtggaagatGCGTTTAAAGGCATTAAGGTAGCATGGAGGATGGGTATTACTGAAGTCAAGGATGCAGAGAGAGCACTTGATAGTAGGTCAAACCAGGAAAAACTGGATTCTGGCCAGACTGTACATATTGAGTGA
- a CDS encoding Zn(II)2Cys6 transcription factor (COG:K;~EggNog:ENOG410PHDW;~InterPro:IPR001138,IPR007219,IPR036864;~antiSMASH:Cluster_6.7;~go_function: GO:0000981 - DNA-binding transcription factor activity, RNA polymerase II-specific [Evidence IEA];~go_function: GO:0003677 - DNA binding [Evidence IEA];~go_function: GO:0008270 - zinc ion binding [Evidence IEA];~go_process: GO:0006351 - transcription, DNA-templated [Evidence IEA];~go_process: GO:0006355 - regulation of transcription, DNA-templated [Evidence IEA]) — translation MTRSRNVRLYRACQRCRQRKLKCDPTTSPDGARSSCRQCCRAGNECILAGSRRGGDFSMFRRPRHGSSTPVGSVDTTHAPTAQAGYHEKAAENPIYAELTNPGDALQILARLAANDHRQNPNAPAFADRVSAARREYSETSLPANGMTDLMQPPVPQSTVSAMELLVISVLGTDLVDQLLHRYAMNYHTFCPLVPKRLLSATDMRRLAVDEPFLLVVVLTIASKDEAVYLDTHRHCCQYLKQHLLDILIAAPSTLNVGSVEGLLLLAEWVPHLQMDTSSCYPEPFQRNVSAVEDNMAWSLIGQAVRHSYLLRLDKASFREASTGEPQELENRKRLAWIFVYIADRQISVRMGQSFWSRGPSLSTHFTAKDFPSLCLSADAEHNYASVLQASIELTQLLHNVHDILYSSKERQLQMVRRGDYNRYLDDFRCSLSAWQGRWGDLKASPKLSSTLCIVKEYIRLYVNAFAFQSILSRAVRENHTISGGTMSEAATTTLDPKRPLSVFPQGITSTPEGAYVLEALDASREILIVTSQANPESHLRYMPFRFYVYTVYSAVFLYKAQVFGALGHAEKIEVASIVEEYIRVLERAATNDYHVASRLASLLKRMWMSDTGKKYSSPMRMASPAVDHSGMNILPGHCEALQNINMFDRQSHPDADFGTGVPGTANMATPEFNLFCPEFSSLESELVGLGMGAVDFPI, via the exons ATGACCCGTAGTCGAAATGTCCGCCTTTACCGCGCGTGCCAACGGTGTCGCCAGCGGAAGCTCAAGTGTGATCC AACGACGTCGCCGGACGGGGCAAGGTCCTCGTGCCGGCAGTGCTGTCGAGCTGGCAATGAATGCATTCTCGCTGGATCCCGTCGGGGAGGCGATTTCTCAATGTTTCGACGGCCGCGACATGGCAGCTCTACGCCAGTTGGCAGCGTCGACACAACACACGCGCCGACAGCGCAGGCTGGGTATCACGAGAAAGCAGCAGAGAATCCCATCTATGCCGAGTTGACGAACCCCGGTGATGCGCTTCAAATCCTTGCTCGACTGGCAGCAAACGACCATCGTCAGAATCCGAATGCTCCGGCCTTCGCGGACAGGGTCTCCGCCGCAAGGCGAGAATATTCAGAAACTTCACTGCCGGCTAACGGTATGACGGATCTCATGCAGCCGCCTGTCCCTCAATCAACTGTATCTGCGATGGAATTGCTGGTCATCAGTGTGTTGGGTACGGATCTGGTGGATCAGCTGCTGCATCG CTACGCGATGAACTACCACACCTTCTGTCCTCTTGTCCCCAAACGTCTCCTCAGTGCCACCGATATGCGGAGGTTAGCCGTTGATGAGCCGTTCCTCCTGGTAGTGGTTCTGACGATCGCATCAAAAGATGAGGCTGTATACCTGGACACCCATCGACATTGCTGTCAGTACCTGAAGCAGCATTTACTGGATATTCTAATAGCTGCCCCATCTACATTGAACGTCGGCTCGGTCGAGGGCCTCCTATTGCTTGCCGAGTGGGTTCCTCACTTACAGATGGACACCTCATCGTGCTATCCCGAGCCATTCCAGAGGAACGTAAGTGCGGTCGAAGATAACATGGCCTGGTCACTGATCGGCCAAGCCGTGAGACACTCTTATCTCCTCCGTCTGGACAAGGCTTCATTTCGGGAGGCATCAACTGGAGAGCCGCAGGAACTGGAGAATCGAAAGCGCCTGGCTTGGATAT TTGTATATATTGCCGATCGCCAGATCTCGGTCCGGATGGGACAGTCCTTCTGGTCCAGAGGGCCCTCCCTCTCGACTCACTTTACGGCCAAGGACTTTCCGAGTCTGTGCCTGAGTGCAGACGCGGAACATAACTACGCATCGGTCCTGCAGGCCAGCATAGAGCTCACTCAGCTTCTTCATAATGTGCATGATATCCTGTACTCGTCTAAAGAGCGACAACTGCAGATGGTCCGGCGAGGGGACTACAACCGCTATCTAGATGACTTTCGATGCTCCCTGTCGGCATGGCAAGGCCGGTGGGGTGATCTAAAAGCGTCTCCCAAACTGAGTTCCACATTGTGCATTGTGAAGGAATACATTCGCTTGTATGTCAATGCCTTTGCCTTTCAGTCGATTCTTTCAAGGGCAGTCCGCGAGAACCACACTATCTCCGGTGGGACTATGTCAGAAGCAGCAACCACCACACTGGACCCGAAGCGTCCTCTCTCTGTGTTTCCACAAGGCATTACCTCGACTCCAGAGGGCGCATACGTCCTTGAAGCGTTGGATGCGTCCCGGGAGATTCTAATTGTCACTAGCCAAGCCAATCCTGAATCGCATCTTCGTTACATGCCGTTCCGCTTCTATGT ATATACTGTATACTCCGCTGTGTTCCTATACAAAGCGCAGGTATTTGGGGCTCTAGGACACGCCGAAAAGATCGAGGTAGCTTCGATCGTGGAGGAATATATCCGGGTCCTTGAACGGGCCGCGACCAACGATTATCACGTCGCTAGCCGGCTCGCAAGCCTGCTTAAACGGATGTGGATGTCTGATACCGGCAAGAAATATTCGTCGCCGATGAGAATGGCATCTCCCGCGGTAGACCATTCGGGTATGAATATCTTACCAGGCCACTGCGAAGCTCTCCAGAACATCAACATGTTCGATCGCCAAAGTCATCCAGATGCTGACTTTGGAACGGGAGTTCCAGGCACTGCAAACATGGCAACCCCGGAATTCAATTTATTTTGTCCAGAGTTCTCGAGTTTAGAGTCCGAGCTGGTTGGGCTTGGTATGGGTGCTGTAGACTTTCCAATATAA
- a CDS encoding putative secondary metabolism biosynthetic enzyme (COG:Q;~EggNog:ENOG410PGFN;~InterPro:IPR013154,IPR013149,IPR002328,IPR036291, IPR011032,IPR020843;~PFAM:PF00107,PF08240;~SMCOG1040:alcohol dehydrogenase;~antiSMASH:Cluster_6.7;~go_function: GO:0008270 - zinc ion binding [Evidence IEA];~go_function: GO:0016491 - oxidoreductase activity [Evidence IEA];~go_process: GO:0055114 - oxidation-reduction process [Evidence IEA]) — protein sequence MEIPKTHKAVVYDKPGDISTRIVELATPAPGPGQILVKITHSGICHSDLSLMTNKWSWLPEPVKSGQVGGHEGVGVVAHLGPSCEDAGVKAGDRVGIKWIASACGNCMPCLAGADGICVNSQVSGYTCPGTFQEYVLAPARYVTPIPNGLASEVAAPLLCGGVTVYSALKKSRAQPGDWVVIAGAGGGLGHLGVQLGGRGMGFRIIGLDVGPKESFIRECGAEAFIDIASYPSGDGSKGVIDEVLAITGGTGAAAAIICSASNAAYSDALSYLKFNGTLVCVGVPGEAKPIANSYPHLMVGKQLAIVGSNVGNRREAMETLVMAKRVVTTPVRVEKMDNINEVFEGMQGGRLQGRVVIDLQSCT from the exons ATGGAGATCCCAAAAACGCACAAAGCAGTTGTGTACGACAAGCCGGGCGACATTTCCACTCGTATCGTGGAGTTAGCTacgccagcgccaggccCCGGGCAAATTCTGGTTAAGAT TACTCATTCTGGAATATGCCACTCCGACCTCAGCCTTATGACAAACAAG TGGAGTTGGCTTCCAGAGCCTGTTAAAAGCGGGCAGGTCGGTGGCCACGAGGGCGTGGGCGTTGTAGCCCACCTCGGCCCATCATGCGAAGATGCAGGCGTCAAAGCCGGTGACCGTGTGGGCATCAAGTGGATCGCGTCTGCTTGCGGTAACTGCATGCCGTGCCTGGCTGGTGCCGATGGAATTTGTGTGAACTCGCAGGTCTCGGGCTATACGTGCCCCGGCACATTTCAGGAATACGTTCTGGCTCCCGCTCGATATGTGACTCCAATTCCAAACGGGCTGGCAAGTGAGGTTGCTGCACCACTTCTTTGTGGAGGGGTTACTGTTTACTCGGCGCTGAAAAAGAGCAGAGCTCAGCCTGGGGACTGGGTGGTCATTGCTGGAGCCGGCGGTGGGCTGGGCCATCTAGGGGTGCAGCTTGGAGGTAGAGGTATGGGATTCAGGATAATCGGCCTGGATGTGGGACCCAAGGAGTCTTTTATCAGGGAATGTGGTGCTGAAGCCTTTATTGATATCGCCAGTTATCCTTCGGGTGACGGAAGCAAAGGTGTCATAGATGAAGTGCTAGCCATCACTGGAGGCACCGGAGCTGCCGCTGCCATAATATGCAGCGCCAGTAATGCTGCGTATTCCGATGCTCTCTCCTATTTGAAATTCAACGGCACCCTGGTTTGTGTTGGGGTCCCGGGCGAGGCGAAGCCAATTGCGAATTCTTATCCTCACCTGATGGTCGGCAAGCAGTTGGCCATTGTGGGAAGCAATGTGGGTAACCGTAGGGAGGCAATGGAGACGCTGGTGATGGCGAAGCGAGTGGTCACTACCCCGGTTCGTGTCGAAAAGATGGATAATATCAACGAGGTCTTCGAAGGAATGCAGGGAGGCAGGCTGCAAGGCCGCGTCGTCATAGACCTGCAATCATGTACTTAG
- a CDS encoding aldehyde dehydrogenase family protein (COG:C;~EggNog:ENOG410PFYI;~InterPro:IPR015590,IPR044086,IPR029510,IPR016160, IPR016161,IPR016162,IPR016163;~PFAM:PF00171,PF05893;~SMCOG1017:aldehyde dehydrogenase;~antiSMASH:Cluster_6.7;~go_function: GO:0016491 - oxidoreductase activity [Evidence IEA];~go_function: GO:0016620 - oxidoreductase activity, acting on the aldehyde or oxo group of donors, NAD or NADP as acceptor [Evidence IEA];~go_process: GO:0055114 - oxidation-reduction process [Evidence IEA]): MATSRLNFSTFYNIINGEHCGSDKTIFGVDPSTECRLWGVPVATAHDVEDAVKSANNAFEAWSTTPFEQRVTKLAQWRELYEKHVEDFTKLLMVECGKPRSVAAGEANEVLALFDHNQKLRIPEERIEDDTRIAITRHVPVGVVAAVCPWNFPLVLSVGKILPALLTGCSIIVKPSPFTPYSALKMVELAQQVFPPGVVQAIGGDDSIGPALVAHPNVNKISFTGSSTTGKRIMASAAATLKRVTLELGGNDPAIIYPDVDVEKTAQEVVQGCFVFSGQVCVATKRVYVHESIYGPFLQAMVNAASRIKVGKADDPSTTMGPMQNKMQYDKVQELVADSKAQGYKFALSPRPSTTGAGYYLSPSIVDNPPATARIVVEEQFGPIVPVLKWSDEEEVIARANGTPSGLGASVWTADPSRAERVGRKMQAGSVFLNSWAKTTPRAMLSGHKESGIGGEWGSTGMLEYCNAQVVHIFK; encoded by the exons ATGGCAACATCCCGTTTGAACTTTTCCACTTTCTATAATATCATCAATGGCGAGCACTGCGGCTCTGATAAGACAATCTTCGGTGTTGATCCTTCTACAGAGTGCAGGCTATGGGGTGTTCCGGTGGCGACGGCGCATGATGTAGAGGATGCTGTGAAGTCTGCCAACAACGCTTTCGAAGCCTGGTCCACGACACCTTTCGAGCAGCGAGTGACCAAGCTAGCTCAATGGAGAGAGCTCTATGAAAAACATGTCGAGGACTTCACTAAGCTGCTCATGGTGGAGTGTGGGAAGCCGCGCTCTGTAGCGGCCGGCGAAGCCAACGAGGTACTCGCCCTATTCGACCACAACCAGAAGCTTCGTATCCCGGAGGAACGCATTGAAGACGACACGCGCATTGCCATTACGCGGCATGTGCCAGTCGGTGTTGTCGCTGCTGTATGCCCGTGGAACTTTCCCCTGGTGTTGTCCGTGGGGAAGATCCTGCCCGCGCTGTTGACGGGGTGCTCGATCATCGTTAAACCATCCCCGTTCACCCCCTACTCGGCGCTGAAAATGGTTGAACTGGCGCAGCAGGTATTCCCTCCTGGTGTCGTCCAGGCCATTGGTGGCGATGACTCTATCGGCCCGGCACTCGTCGCTCACCCCAATGTCAACAAGATCAGCTTCACCGGCTCCAGTACTACAGGGAAGAGAATCATGGCCTCAGCGGCTGCAACACTCAAGAGAGTGACTTTGGAGCT GGGCGGTAATGATCCAGCGATCATTTACCCTGACGTGGACGTTGAGAAGACTGCCCAGGAAGTGGTTCAGGGCTGTTTTGTATTCTCAGGCCAGGTGTGCGTTGCAACTAAGAGAGTCTACGTGCATGAATCCATTTACGGACCGTTCCTACAGGCCATGGTGAACGCGGCTTCCCGGATCAAAGTGGGCAAGGCGGACGATCCGAGCACCACGATGGGCCCGATGCAGAACAAGATGCAGTATGACAAAGTCCAAGAGCTGGTGGCCGACAGCAAAGCCCAGGGCTACAAGTTTGCCCTCTCGCCGCGTCCCAGTACCACCGGCGCAGGCTACTACCTCTCCCCAAGCATTGTCGACAACCCGCCTGCAACTGCCCGCATTGTGGTTGAAGAGCAGTTTG GCCCGATTGTGCCGGTCCTTAAATGgtcggatgaagaagaagtcaTTGCTCGCGCCAACGGAACCCCGTCAGGCCTGGGAGCGTCCGTGTGGACTGCCGATCCTTCTCGCGCCGAGCGGGTGGGCAGGAAGATGCAGGCTGGCAGCGTCTTCCTGAACTCGTGGGCCAAGACGACGCCACGGGCGATGCTATCAGGGCACAAGGAGAGCGGGATTGGGGGTGAGTGGGGGTCCACGGGGATGCTTGAATACTGCAACGCACAGGTCGTGCATATCTTTAAATGA